In the Kwoniella shandongensis chromosome 6, complete sequence genome, ATTAGAGTACCGAGACATTCTGCCGCTGTCGCTCTGACCGGTTCTCCACTGTCACCGAGCAGGACCACGAGGGTCTCGGCCAACGGCTTGACTTGATCTTTGGATGGTGCGTCTCGTGTGGTCTGTAAGGATCGATGTAAGAATTTGAGGGTGCCTTCCTTTACTTGAGGGTTTTTCGATTTGAGTGATGTGAGTATGTCTTCCATACAATCGGACAAGGTAGTCTGGATATATGGTCGCATCAGCGGAAGAACGACAGTCATATCTTTGACTTAAAAAACTGCTTACCGTGGTGAATAAGCCGTCCAAAGCCTTTCCCAAGGCGTCCACTACATtcgcctttctctccttcaaCCTTTCCAAACATCCTGGCATCACCACCGCCCGGTATCTTCCAAACGGTTTCCCCATACCTCTCGCTAGCCCATCGATAACCTTGGTCGCCTCAATCACAACGTTGACATTTGCATCGCCCTTGCACTTAGTTCCCAAAATCTGAGCAAGAGATCCGTAGGCGTCAACGTTGCTATCAGATATTCGAGCGTTCTGCGGCTGTGTGAGGACTGTGACACATTCCTCCAATGACTCCACCCTGTCTTTCCATTTTGTCGACGAAAGACGTTCCATGAGATCGGCCGGGAATTTGCACAGCACATCGACAGGATCGAGCAAAGATAAAGGATCTATTGGCGCTGCCACCTCGAcgtccgcttctcctcctgctccatcctcatcacctccgaTGGCAGCAGCCACTTCTCTATCTCTTTGGACCTGTCTTGTCCACCGTGTGGGCTTCGCCGTaccctccttgccctcctccttcaacgtATCGAAAGTCTTCTGTAATTCAGTCATTTGAACGGGCTTGAGATCGGCCAACGAAGGGATTAGGGCGGGTCCAAGATAAGTATATAAGGCAAGAGCGAGGGAAGTTCCTTCGGCTCGTACGTTCTTGTCTGAATGAGCGAAGATTTTGGAGAGGGATTTCAGAAGTGGTTTGATGTTGCCCATGGGTTGTATGCCAAAGGATCTGCGAGACCAGAATCAACTTATATTCCCATTCGATCGGAAAATGCTTACTCGACTATTTCTTTCAGTACCGTTATGGCTCCAGCGACAGCTTTGGGCAGCTTTGCGTTGAGACCGGCAAGCAGATCGGTCTGTACGGAGATCaaacatgtcagcttatgGATTTGCCGGACGCACATGGTTTTAAAACTCACCACAACCCCTTCACCGCTATTTTCCACTTCAACAAACATACAGCATAGATCtgctcccttcttcttcgtccctGCTCTTGCTGATCCCAAGGCCTTCTCAACGATAGCCGGCACGACATCTGACCGTAATctaagaagaagggatgatatgAGCTCGTGCGGCGAGGGGAAGATTTCGTcggacaactcaccttgcgcTTGTCTCACCACTATATTGAACAATCGCCAAAACAGCTTCgatccccttctcctgagCTACTGCATTTGCATCTAGACACCACTTTTTCCTGTGTATTTCAAAGATTTTGTCAGCTCGAGATCAGGTCTCAAGATTGACCGTGCGCCACTGACAGTAACGCTCCATCATTGACAAACGGTCGAAAAAATGGATCTGTATCGGAGGCTGTCTTTGCTGATCTAGCGATTACCTCGGTGTATGCTGATAATCGAGCTTTCCAATTCTGGCAAACGGGACAGCATCAGCCCATCGCCCTCATTGTCACCGTGGCTGTCTGTGATAGCTTGTGGCGGTGAAGAACGGAGggaaagctcaccttgtgcTGACTTCGCTCGACTAAAGGGATTTGAGAGAAATCCTCCTCCTGAGGTGGTTCTCCGTCCATTATGCCTTGCTGTTCCTGCCAGTCCTGTCGTTCAATGTTTGTCTCCTATGCCGGTATCTTAACGGTCGATTGGTATATGTTGTCGAAGACGGAGAAGCACAGAATCGGTCTTATGATATGATGTAAGAAGCGAACATTCTGACCATGTTGTTGACACGAGAGACGCGGAGGTCATTCAACGCGATCGACTTCAAGCTGGATAAATGGGTGGAATGGATATCGATCGGTTGCAAGGACACGTGACTTTTGTGGGGCACCGGGTGAGTCTTCGCTTCACGTCCGAAAGACTGTCAGCAGAGATGCAATAATAATTGCACTCTTAACATTCACATCTACATCCGTTTCTAGCTGAAGCAAAACCGCTAACTGTGTTATACGTCCCCTTTGTCTGCCATCGCCTCTTCCTATCCTTattctctcccttccacacGCTCTCGCGCGTACTATAGCCTCTTTTAATATGTCGGAATCTCATCCAGATCATTTACACCCACGACCAAACTTACAGTCCCGGATCAGCACACCCGGTTCGAAGAACGAAGTGATGGTTTCACATGGTCGAGCACCATGGTACGGTCCAGATGGAAAGAACATAGAAGCTTATGTCGTCGGAATAGCAGGAGGAAGTGCTTCAGGAAAGGTCGGCCTGTTCCGTCTATCTCATACCGGAGAAAGTATATTGACAGGATGATCAGACGTCGGTGGCACGCGCCATCTTATCGGCTCTGAATTACGTCCCGACTGTCCTTATTCTATCGCAAGACTCATTCTACAATGCACATACAGATGAGGAGATAGAGTTGGCGTTCAATAACGATCTGGATCTTGGTAAGTGCTTTGCAGTTTACTCACTTCAGGCGCAGGTTAGCTAATCGTTCGTTACCGCTTGCCCACTCTCATAGATCACCCGAATGCGATAGACTCTGCACTCTttgccaaggtgagtcattcaGAGATACATCCGGATGACCAGGGTTGACACATTCACTCTCGTTAGTGTCTGATGGATCTCAAACAAGGGAAAGCAACCGAGGTGAGCTACATATCTATCCGTTCTTTCGGATTGCAGCTCATGTCCAATCACCGACAGATCCCCACATATTCCTTTGTCCACCATCGTGAGTGTGTCTTCGACACCTTGCTTCCCCTCTACATCGTCAGCAGGCCTCTAACTCTTTCGCAGAACGTATGCCCGAGAAGAAGTATATCTACGGAGCGAGTGTCATCATCGTGTGAGCCACAGCGATATGCTTTTCAAAGGGACGACCAAATCTGACAGTCGCTTTGCTATAGCGAAGGCATCATGGCTTTGCAATCGCCAGAGCTTAGATCGCTCTATGACCTGAAAGTCTTTGTGGTGAGTGTTCTTCTCGTCATGGCATGAACTGCGCTGAAGATTGTGATCAGAATTGCGATTCCGACCTGATGTTGGCCAGACGGATAAAAAGGGATGTCAAAGAGCGAGGCAGAGATGTTGATGGTATCTTAGATCAGGTAAGCGTGCATTCATTACTTCATATCCCTACGCGCGAGCAGGTTGCTTACATCCTACTTGTACCTTGTAGTACCTACGCTTTGTCAAGAGCAGTTACGACAACTTTGTCCAGCCGTCCTCGCGATACGCGGATATCGTGAGCTATCTTGCGCAACTCGTCAGTTGTGTAAGCTTAACACTCATCCCTTCCAGATTGTACCTGGATCTTCGAACCAACTGGCTATCGAGCTGCTTGTCGATCATGTCAAGCGTCAACTTGATACACGGTCCCTCCGATTCAGAAAGCAACTAGCTCAAATGGGAGAGGACGAAACGAAGCTACGAGCACCGAACGGGGACGAGCCGCTGGACAAACAGGTGATCTTGCTTGAACAAACAAATCAGCTACTAGTGAGCAGTGTTCTAAACTTCATCAATACCGTTATACATGCTAATCTGTTTTGACGTTGCAGGGACTGATGACCATCCTGCGAGATCGGACGACATCTCGTGGAGACTTCATCTTCTATGCCGATCGACTGTCAACGATCGTCGTGGAGAAAGCACTAACTCTGATACCGTGTAAACCGAAGACTATTAGAACGCCATTAGGTTTGGATTACCAAGGTTTGGGGGGCGACGACGTACGTCACATCCTCATGATTTCCCCATTGGAAGAAGTTTTGAACTCATGCTCAATGCCCGGCTTCCTTCTCTAGAACCTCGTCGGCATATCCATCCTTCGATCAGGCGGTCCATTCTCACACGGTCTTCGACGAGTTATCCGAGATGTGCCCATTGGAGGGATGTTGATCCAATCGGATCCGAAGACAGGCGAACCATTACTGCTCAAGAGCGATT is a window encoding:
- a CDS encoding uridine kinase, which codes for MSESHPDHLHPRPNLQSRISTPGSKNEVMVSHGRAPWYGPDGKNIEAYVVGIAGGSASGKTSVARAILSALNYVPTVLILSQDSFYNAHTDEEIELAFNNDLDLDHPNAIDSALFAKCLMDLKQGKATEIPTYSFVHHQRMPEKKYIYGASVIIVEGIMALQSPELRSLYDLKVFVNCDSDLMLARRIKRDVKERGRDVDGILDQYLRFVKSSYDNFVQPSSRYADIIVPGSSNQLAIELLVDHVKRQLDTRSLRFRKQLAQMGEDETKLRAPNGDEPLDKQVILLEQTNQLLGLMTILRDRTTSRGDFIFYADRLSTIVVEKALTLIPCKPKTIRTPLGLDYQGLGGDDNLVGISILRSGGPFSHGLRRVIRDVPIGGMLIQSDPKTGEPLLLKSDLPHSVKSTETSGDVKVLLLDSQMGTGAAALMAIRVLLDHGVLESNIIFLTYLIAKQALHSVLRAFPTIHIVTAAIDPKLDEMHIPYNRSTLVLGESAGEADFAIRLVDESDRDHGVDKDQEKPDNRDGLKSEKELGAEKFRIPIKKDMETLKFSRSRAGRDERVGEKRAWVISPGMGHIGDRYYM